One genomic window of Buchnera aphidicola (Greenidea ficicola) includes the following:
- the rplD gene encoding 50S ribosomal protein L4, translating to MKLFLKDSSKKFIHVSDSVFNYVFNQTLIHQLIVSYKCCMRKGTKAQKSRSQVSGSGKKPWRQKGTGRARVGSIRSPIWRSGGVTFAASYKKYTKKVNKKMYRGAIKSIFSELIRQNRIFLFKDFYIDFPKTKLLINKLNNFNVKNVVILTVKFDKNIFLAARNLYKVNVFDIYSINPLSLINCEKVIITVKAIKKIEEMLI from the coding sequence ATGAAATTATTTTTAAAGGATTCATCTAAAAAATTTATACATGTTTCAGATTCTGTTTTTAATTATGTTTTTAATCAAACGTTAATTCATCAACTTATTGTTTCTTATAAATGTTGTATGAGGAAAGGTACAAAAGCGCAAAAAAGTCGTTCGCAGGTTTCTGGTTCAGGAAAAAAACCATGGCGTCAAAAAGGAACTGGTAGAGCTAGAGTTGGTTCTATCAGAAGTCCTATTTGGCGTTCTGGTGGTGTAACATTTGCTGCAAGTTATAAAAAATATACTAAAAAAGTAAATAAAAAAATGTATAGGGGAGCTATTAAAAGTATTTTTTCGGAATTAATACGTCAAAATAGAATATTTTTATTTAAAGATTTTTATATTGATTTTCCTAAAACTAAATTATTGATAAATAAGTTGAATAATTTTAATGTTAAAAATGTAGTAATTTTGACTGTTAAATTTGATAAAAATATTTTTTTAGCTGCAAGAAATTTGTATAAAGTTAATGTTTTTGATATTTATTCTATTAATCCTTTAAGTTTAATTAATTGTGAAAAAGTTATTATTACAGTAAAAGCTATAAAAAAAATTGAGGAAATGTTAATATGA
- the rpsG gene encoding 30S ribosomal protein S7, whose translation MPRRRVITSRKILPDPKFSSDLLAKFINILMVHGKKSISEFIIYSALNFLSKKLKKKELEVFELALENVRPVVEVKSRRVGGSTYQVPVEVRPVRRNTLAMRWIIEAARKRLDKSMVLRLQNELLDSIENKGNAVRKKEELHRMAEANKAFAHYRW comes from the coding sequence ATGCCTAGAAGAAGAGTTATTACTTCACGAAAAATATTACCAGATCCAAAATTTTCTTCAGATCTTTTAGCTAAATTTATTAATATATTAATGGTTCATGGTAAAAAATCTATTTCTGAATTTATTATATATTCTGCTTTAAATTTTTTATCAAAAAAATTAAAAAAAAAAGAGTTAGAAGTTTTTGAATTAGCGTTGGAAAATGTAAGACCTGTTGTAGAAGTAAAATCTAGAAGAGTTGGTGGTTCTACTTATCAAGTACCAGTTGAAGTTCGTCCTGTTAGAAGAAATACTTTAGCGATGAGATGGATTATAGAAGCTGCTAGAAAAAGATTGGATAAATCTATGGTTTTACGTTTACAAAATGAATTATTAGATTCTATAGAAAATAAAGGAAATGCTGTTCGAAAAAAAGAAGAATTACATAGAATGGCTGAAGCTAATAAGGCTTTTGCGCATTATCGTTGGTAA
- the rplB gene encoding 50S ribosomal protein L2 — protein MVILKCNPTSSGRRHLVKVVNPILHKGKPFKKLLYKKNKTGGRNNLGRITTRHIGGGHKKVFRKIDFKRLKDGIPAVVERLEYDPNRTANIILILYKDGLRNYILSPKNIKVGDVVISGKNSPINIGNALPMMFIPLGTILHNIEMKPGKGGQLARSAGSYAQLISKDNFYVSLRLRSGEIRKVLSSCRGTIGEVGNSEYMLRSLGKAGASRWRGIRPTVRGTAMNPVDHPHGGGEGRNFGKHPVTPWGLQTKGKKTRNNKRTQKFIIRNRTK, from the coding sequence ATGGTTATTTTAAAGTGTAATCCTACTTCTTCTGGAAGAAGGCATCTTGTAAAAGTAGTTAACCCTATTTTGCATAAAGGAAAACCTTTTAAAAAATTATTATATAAAAAAAATAAAACTGGTGGAAGAAATAATTTAGGTAGAATTACTACTAGGCATATTGGAGGCGGTCATAAAAAAGTATTTAGAAAAATTGATTTTAAGCGTTTAAAAGATGGAATTCCTGCTGTGGTAGAGCGTTTAGAATATGATCCTAATAGAACAGCAAATATTATTTTAATTTTATATAAAGATGGATTAAGAAATTATATTTTATCTCCTAAGAATATTAAAGTAGGAGATGTTGTTATTTCTGGTAAAAATTCTCCTATTAATATAGGAAATGCATTACCTATGATGTTTATTCCTTTAGGTACTATTTTGCATAATATAGAAATGAAACCTGGAAAAGGAGGACAATTAGCTAGATCTGCAGGGAGTTATGCACAGTTAATTTCTAAAGATAATTTTTATGTTTCTTTGCGTTTGCGATCTGGAGAAATAAGAAAAGTTTTATCTTCTTGTAGAGGAACTATTGGAGAAGTTGGAAATTCTGAATATATGTTAAGATCTTTAGGAAAAGCTGGTGCTTCTCGTTGGAGAGGGATTAGACCAACAGTTCGCGGTACTGCAATGAATCCTGTTGATCATCCTCATGGTGGTGGTGAAGGAAGAAATTTTGGTAAACATCCAGTAACTCCTTGGGGATTGCAAACAAAAGGTAAAAAAACTAGAAATAATAAAAGAACACAAAAATTTATTATTCGTAATCGTACTAAATAA
- the rpsJ gene encoding 30S ribosomal protein S10 — MQNQRIRIRLKAFDHRLIDQSTLEIVETAKRTGAKVNGPIPLPTKKERFTILVSPHVNKDARDQYEIRTHKRLIDIIKSTEKTVDALMRLDLAAGVDVQISLD, encoded by the coding sequence ATGCAAAACCAAAGAATTAGAATACGTCTTAAAGCTTTTGATCATAGATTAATTGATCAATCTACTTTAGAAATTGTTGAGACTGCAAAAAGAACTGGAGCAAAAGTTAATGGTCCTATTCCTTTACCTACTAAAAAAGAAAGATTTACTATTTTAGTTTCTCCTCATGTTAATAAAGATGCTAGGGATCAATATGAAATTCGTACACATAAAAGGTTAATTGATATTATTAAATCTACTGAAAAAACTGTTGATGCTTTAATGCGTTTAGACCTTGCTGCTGGAGTGGATGTGCAAATAAGTTTAGATTAA
- the rpsS gene encoding 30S ribosomal protein S19, giving the protein MPRSLKKGPFVDFSLFKKIEKSLKNNDKKILRTWSRRSTIIPNMIGLTISVHNGRKHIPVYITEDMVGHKLGEFSITRTFKGHSADRKIKKNVDKK; this is encoded by the coding sequence ATGCCGCGTTCATTAAAAAAAGGTCCTTTTGTAGATTTTAGTCTTTTTAAAAAAATAGAAAAATCTTTAAAGAATAATGATAAAAAAATATTAAGAACTTGGTCTCGTCGTTCAACTATTATACCTAATATGATTGGTTTAACTATTTCAGTACATAATGGTAGAAAACATATACCTGTTTATATTACAGAAGATATGGTAGGTCATAAATTAGGGGAATTTTCTATAACTAGGACTTTTAAAGGTCATTCTGCTGATAGAAAAATAAAAAAAAATGTGGATAAAAAATAA
- the tuf gene encoding elongation factor Tu — translation MSKKKFERSKVHINVGTIGHVDHGKTTLTAAITTVLSKKYGGLAKAFDQIDNAPEEKARGITINTSHVEYDTLIRHYAHVDCPGHADYIKNMITGAAQMDGAILVVAATDGPMPQTREHILLARQVGVPYIVVFLNKCDMVDDEELLELVEMEVRDLLTQYDFPGDTTPIIRGSALKALEGDVKWVEKIFELSDFLDKYIPNPKRVINEPFLLPIEDVFSISGRGTVVTGRVEKGIIKVGEEVEIVGIKETIKTTCTGVEMFRKLLDEGRAGENVGVLLRGTKREEIERGQVLSKPGAILPHMKFEAEVYILSKEEGGRHTPFFKGYRPQFYFRTTDVTGFIEVPEGIEMVMPGDNIKMFVTLIYPIAMDNGLRFAIREGGKTVGAGIVTKVIS, via the coding sequence ATGTCTAAAAAAAAATTTGAACGTTCTAAAGTACATATTAATGTTGGAACAATTGGTCATGTTGATCATGGAAAAACAACTTTAACAGCTGCAATAACTACTGTTTTATCAAAAAAATATGGTGGTTTAGCTAAAGCTTTTGATCAAATAGATAATGCTCCTGAAGAAAAAGCTAGAGGTATTACAATTAATACTTCACATGTTGAATATGATACTTTAATTAGGCATTATGCTCATGTTGATTGTCCAGGACATGCTGATTATATTAAGAATATGATTACTGGAGCAGCTCAAATGGATGGTGCTATTTTAGTTGTTGCTGCTACTGATGGTCCGATGCCTCAAACTAGAGAACATATTTTATTAGCTCGTCAGGTTGGTGTTCCTTATATTGTAGTTTTTTTAAATAAATGTGATATGGTTGATGATGAAGAATTATTAGAATTAGTAGAAATGGAAGTTCGTGATTTATTAACTCAATATGATTTTCCAGGTGATACTACTCCTATTATAAGAGGATCTGCTTTAAAAGCTTTAGAAGGTGATGTTAAATGGGTAGAAAAAATTTTTGAATTATCTGATTTTTTAGATAAATATATTCCTAATCCAAAAAGAGTAATTAATGAACCATTTTTATTACCGATAGAAGATGTTTTTTCTATTTCAGGAAGAGGAACTGTTGTTACTGGAAGAGTAGAAAAAGGTATTATAAAAGTTGGAGAAGAAGTAGAGATTGTTGGAATTAAAGAAACTATTAAAACTACTTGTACTGGTGTTGAAATGTTTAGAAAATTATTAGATGAAGGAAGAGCTGGTGAAAATGTTGGTGTTTTATTACGAGGAACAAAAAGAGAAGAAATAGAAAGAGGACAAGTTTTATCTAAACCTGGTGCTATTCTTCCTCATATGAAATTTGAAGCTGAAGTTTATATTTTATCTAAAGAAGAAGGTGGTAGACATACTCCATTTTTTAAGGGATATAGACCTCAATTTTATTTTAGAACAACAGATGTTACTGGTTTTATTGAGGTTCCAGAAGGAATAGAAATGGTTATGCCTGGTGATAACATTAAAATGTTTGTTACATTGATTTATCCTATTGCTATGGATAATGGTTTACGTTTTGCTATTCGAGAAGGTGGAAAAACAGTCGGTGCTGGAATAGTTACTAAAGTGATAAGTTAG
- the rplW gene encoding 50S ribosomal protein L23: MINNNYIFKVLLSPYFSEKSNILIKKRNVIVLKVMVSANKIDIKKAVKKLFNVQVKSVNTVLMKGKKKKNNKNVIFKKSWKKAYVTLKEGHNLNFINNKE, encoded by the coding sequence ATGATTAATAATAATTATATTTTTAAGGTGTTATTATCTCCTTATTTTTCTGAAAAATCTAATATTCTTATTAAAAAACGTAATGTTATAGTGTTAAAGGTTATGGTTTCTGCAAATAAAATTGATATTAAAAAAGCTGTAAAAAAATTATTTAATGTACAAGTAAAAAGTGTTAATACAGTGTTAATGAAAGGTAAAAAAAAAAAAAATAATAAAAATGTTATTTTTAAAAAAAGTTGGAAAAAGGCTTATGTTACTTTAAAAGAAGGTCATAATTTAAATTTTATTAATAATAAAGAATAA
- the rplC gene encoding 50S ribosomal protein L3, with protein MVGLIGKKIGMTRFFMDSGRSIGVTVIFFQNHYITQMKNISNDGYNAIQLTTGFKKKKKIKKTEIGHFLKSGVKVGNGLWEFRYIKNDNYFLGKKIDINIFKKIKSVNVTGFSKGKGFSGTVKRWNFSMQDATHGNSLSHRAPGSIGQNQTPGRVFKGKKMAGQLGNKRITIKNLNIIKIDFLRNLLLVKGSVPGCKGSFVIVKPVINILGVI; from the coding sequence ATGGTTGGTTTGATTGGTAAAAAAATAGGAATGACTCGTTTTTTTATGGATAGTGGAAGATCTATTGGAGTAACAGTAATTTTTTTTCAAAATCATTATATTACTCAAATGAAAAATATTAGTAATGATGGTTATAATGCTATACAATTAACTACTGGTTTTAAAAAAAAAAAAAAAATAAAAAAAACAGAAATAGGTCATTTTTTAAAATCTGGTGTAAAAGTTGGTAATGGTTTGTGGGAATTTCGTTATATAAAAAATGATAATTATTTTTTAGGAAAAAAAATTGATATTAATATTTTTAAAAAAATTAAAAGTGTTAATGTAACTGGTTTTTCTAAAGGAAAAGGTTTTTCTGGTACTGTGAAAAGATGGAATTTTAGCATGCAAGATGCTACTCATGGTAATTCTTTATCACATAGAGCTCCTGGATCTATTGGGCAAAATCAAACTCCAGGAAGAGTATTTAAAGGTAAAAAAATGGCAGGACAATTAGGTAATAAGCGTATAACTATAAAAAATTTAAATATTATAAAAATAGATTTTTTAAGAAATTTATTATTAGTTAAAGGTTCTGTTCCTGGGTGTAAAGGATCTTTTGTTATTGTTAAGCCCGTAATAAATATTTTAGGGGTTATATAA
- the fusA gene encoding elongation factor G, with protein sequence MSRITPIKNYRNIGISAHIDAGKTTTTERILFYTGVNHKIGEVHDGAATMDWMEQEQERGITITSAATTTFWSGMAKQFSNHRINIIDTPGHVDFTIEVERSMRVLDGVVMIYCAVGGVQPQSETVWRQANKYKIPRIGFINKMDRTGANYFKVLDQIKNRLGINPVPIHLAIGSEENFVGIIDLIKMKAISWNDNDKGVTFKYKKIPENLKKIAYKWNQNLIENAVENNESLMNKYLNGENLKEKEIKDSLRKRSLNNEIILITCGSAFKNKGVQTLLDAIIEYLPSPVDINSIAGVSDNNIKKVFRNPNDKEYFSALAFKVSSDPFVGNLTFFRVYSGIVKSGDTVLNASKLQKERFGRIVQMHANKRDEINEVRAGDIAAAIGLKNVTTGDTLCDLNHSIILEKMDFPEPVISISVEPKTKVDQEKMGFSLGKLAKEDPSFRVWTDKESNQTIIAGMGELHLEIIIDRMKREFNIDANIGKPQVAYRETISSSIKNIEGKYIKQSGGRGQYGHVVIDLFPLNDNNKNYEFINDIKGGVIPGEYISSIDKGIQEQLNCGPLAGYPVVNVGVRLHYGSYHDVDSSELAFKMASSIAFRNAFKKSNPILLEPIMKVEIETPEEYMGDVIGDLNRRRGIIEGMNNDNGNLFNKIVYANIPLSEMFGYATDLRSKTQGRASYTMEFLKYLETPKNISKNILKLEHV encoded by the coding sequence ATGAGTAGAATTACTCCTATTAAAAATTATAGAAATATTGGAATTAGTGCACATATTGATGCTGGAAAAACTACTACTACTGAAAGAATTTTATTTTATACAGGAGTAAATCATAAAATTGGTGAAGTACATGATGGAGCTGCAACTATGGATTGGATGGAACAAGAACAAGAAAGAGGGATTACTATAACTTCTGCAGCTACAACTACTTTTTGGTCAGGAATGGCAAAACAGTTTTCTAATCATAGAATTAATATTATTGATACTCCAGGTCATGTTGATTTTACAATAGAAGTAGAAAGATCTATGCGTGTTTTAGATGGTGTTGTTATGATATATTGTGCTGTTGGTGGAGTACAACCACAATCTGAAACAGTTTGGAGGCAAGCTAATAAATATAAAATTCCTAGAATAGGTTTTATTAATAAAATGGATAGAACTGGTGCAAATTATTTTAAAGTTCTTGATCAAATTAAAAATCGTTTAGGAATTAATCCTGTTCCAATACATTTAGCAATTGGATCAGAAGAAAATTTTGTTGGAATAATTGATTTAATTAAAATGAAAGCTATTAGTTGGAATGATAATGATAAAGGAGTAACTTTTAAATATAAAAAAATTCCTGAAAATTTAAAAAAAATAGCTTATAAATGGAATCAAAATTTAATTGAAAATGCTGTAGAAAATAATGAATCTTTAATGAATAAATATTTAAATGGTGAAAATTTAAAAGAAAAAGAAATTAAAGATTCATTAAGAAAAAGATCTTTAAATAATGAAATTATTTTAATAACATGTGGTTCAGCTTTTAAAAATAAAGGAGTACAAACATTATTAGATGCAATAATTGAATATCTACCTTCCCCTGTTGATATAAATTCTATTGCTGGTGTATCTGATAATAATATTAAAAAAGTGTTTAGAAATCCTAATGATAAAGAGTATTTTTCTGCTTTAGCTTTTAAAGTTTCTTCTGATCCTTTTGTTGGAAATTTGACTTTTTTTAGAGTTTATTCTGGTATAGTAAAATCTGGAGATACTGTTTTAAATGCTTCAAAATTACAAAAAGAAAGATTTGGTAGAATTGTTCAAATGCATGCTAATAAAAGAGATGAAATAAATGAAGTAAGAGCTGGTGATATTGCAGCAGCTATAGGTTTAAAAAATGTTACTACTGGAGATACTCTTTGTGATTTGAATCATTCTATTATTTTAGAAAAAATGGATTTTCCAGAACCTGTAATTTCTATTTCTGTTGAACCAAAAACAAAAGTAGATCAAGAAAAAATGGGTTTTTCTTTAGGAAAATTAGCTAAAGAAGATCCTTCTTTTCGAGTTTGGACAGATAAAGAATCTAATCAAACTATTATTGCTGGAATGGGGGAATTACATTTAGAAATTATTATTGATAGAATGAAAAGAGAATTTAATATTGATGCTAATATAGGAAAACCTCAGGTTGCATATAGAGAAACTATTAGTTCTTCAATTAAAAATATTGAAGGTAAATATATTAAGCAATCAGGAGGAAGGGGACAATATGGTCATGTTGTTATTGATTTATTTCCTTTAAATGATAATAATAAAAATTATGAGTTTATTAATGATATTAAAGGTGGAGTAATACCAGGAGAATATATTTCTTCTATTGATAAAGGAATACAGGAACAATTAAATTGTGGTCCTTTAGCTGGTTATCCAGTGGTAAATGTTGGTGTTAGATTACATTATGGTTCTTATCATGATGTTGATTCTTCTGAATTGGCTTTTAAAATGGCGTCTTCTATAGCATTTAGAAATGCTTTTAAAAAATCTAATCCGATACTTTTAGAACCTATTATGAAAGTTGAAATTGAAACTCCAGAAGAATATATGGGTGATGTGATAGGAGATTTAAATCGAAGAAGAGGAATTATAGAAGGAATGAATAATGATAATGGAAATTTATTTAATAAAATTGTTTATGCTAATATTCCATTATCTGAAATGTTTGGTTATGCTACAGATTTACGCTCAAAAACACAAGGAAGAGCTTCTTATACAATGGAATTTTTAAAATATTTAGAAACTCCAAAAAATATTTCTAAAAATATTTTAAAATTAGAACATGTTTAA